A single region of the Candidatus Paceibacter sp. genome encodes:
- a CDS encoding HU family DNA-binding protein yields the protein MNKSDLVDAIHSVTGGTKTSAEQAMEKIIESITSSLKRGEEVSISGLGIFVAKDRAARQARNPRTGEMVNVPAMKVPKFKPAKHLKDALK from the coding sequence ATGAACAAATCAGACTTAGTTGACGCCATTCATTCCGTCACTGGCGGAACCAAGACTTCAGCCGAGCAAGCGATGGAGAAAATAATAGAATCCATCACTTCTTCTTTGAAGAGAGGCGAAGAAGTTTCCATCTCCGGACTTGGCATTTTTGTCGCCAAGGACAGAGCGGCCAGGCAAGCCCGCAATCCGCGGACCGGCGAGATGGTCAACGTTCCGGCCATGAAAGTTCCCAAATTCAAACCGGCCAAGCACCTCAAAGACGCGCTGAAATAG
- the rny gene encoding ribonuclease Y, which yields MDLTKVFLLAGFSGFGGLAIGYFFHVLLTLQKKNSVDLKTKQLLLEAKDKAQNTLEDAGKKAQQILDSAKNEEKNSLLQVRKLEERVLQREENLEKQRVLVEKGNAEIQEKLEKLKKKKEEFEVIEKQKLEELQKVASLTDAQAKEELLKLVEKKSEEDILGRMKKLEAMGRDEFERKARDILISSIQRLASSTASEVTTTTVPIPSDDLKGKIIGKEGRNIRALERAAGVEIIVDDTPGSIVISGFDPIRRQTAKMALENLVLDGRIQPARIEEVVEKARMEVDKTVKQKGEMAAYEAGIIDLDPRLLAVLGRLYFRTSYGQNVLQHSVEAAHLAGLLAAELKADVNVAKKGALLHDIGKAMDHEVQGTHVDIGRRILQKFNVDEKIIKAMQAHHEEHPFETVESVIVQVADAISGARPGARRDSLENYLKRLEDLENITKTFEGIEKSYAIQAGREIRVFVVPEKISDLEAKKMARDIADRIERDLKYPGEIKVTVIRENRVVEYAR from the coding sequence ATGGACCTAACCAAAGTATTTCTTTTGGCCGGGTTTTCCGGCTTTGGAGGGTTGGCGATAGGATACTTCTTTCACGTCCTGCTGACGCTTCAGAAAAAAAATTCGGTAGACTTAAAAACAAAACAACTTCTTTTAGAGGCTAAAGATAAGGCTCAAAACACACTGGAAGACGCCGGCAAAAAGGCCCAGCAAATATTGGACAGCGCCAAAAACGAGGAAAAAAACTCATTATTGCAGGTGCGCAAACTGGAAGAAAGGGTTCTGCAGAGGGAAGAAAATTTAGAAAAACAAAGAGTTCTGGTGGAAAAAGGCAACGCCGAAATCCAGGAAAAACTGGAGAAGCTCAAGAAAAAGAAAGAGGAATTTGAAGTAATAGAAAAACAAAAACTGGAAGAATTGCAGAAAGTCGCCTCCCTTACCGACGCGCAGGCCAAAGAGGAACTGTTGAAGCTAGTGGAGAAAAAAAGCGAAGAGGATATTTTAGGCCGGATGAAGAAACTGGAAGCCATGGGGCGGGACGAGTTTGAGCGCAAAGCTCGCGATATTCTCATCAGCTCTATCCAACGGCTGGCTTCTTCCACGGCGTCCGAGGTGACAACGACCACCGTGCCTATCCCCTCCGACGATCTCAAGGGTAAAATAATCGGCAAGGAAGGCCGCAACATCAGAGCGCTGGAAAGGGCGGCGGGTGTGGAAATTATCGTTGACGATACGCCCGGCTCCATTGTTATTTCCGGTTTTGACCCGATAAGGCGGCAGACCGCCAAAATGGCTTTGGAGAACCTGGTTCTGGACGGCCGAATCCAACCGGCCCGGATAGAAGAAGTGGTGGAAAAAGCCCGCATGGAAGTGGATAAGACGGTAAAGCAAAAAGGCGAAATGGCGGCCTACGAAGCCGGAATCATAGATCTTGACCCGAGGCTTTTGGCCGTTTTGGGGCGGCTCTACTTCAGGACCAGTTACGGCCAGAACGTGCTCCAGCACTCGGTGGAGGCGGCTCATTTGGCCGGACTCTTGGCGGCGGAACTTAAGGCGGACGTGAATGTGGCCAAGAAGGGGGCTTTGCTGCACGACATAGGCAAAGCGATGGACCACGAAGTACAAGGAACGCACGTGGACATCGGCCGCAGAATCCTGCAAAAATTCAATGTTGATGAAAAAATAATAAAAGCCATGCAGGCGCACCATGAGGAACATCCGTTTGAGACGGTGGAATCGGTGATCGTGCAGGTGGCGGACGCCATTTCCGGCGCAAGGCCGGGCGCTAGGCGCGATTCGCTGGAAAATTACCTGAAGCGGCTGGAAGATTTGGAAAATATCACCAAAACTTTTGAGGGTATAGAGAAGTCTTACGCCATCCAGGCGGGGCGAGAAATAAGGGTTTTTGTGGTGCCGGAGAAAATTTCCGACTTGGAGGCCAAGAAAATGGCCCGAGACATCGCCGACAGAATTGAAAGAGATTTGAAGTACCCTGGAGAAATCAAGGTGACGGTAATAAGAGAAAACCGGGTGGTGGAATACGCAAGATAA